A window from bacterium encodes these proteins:
- a CDS encoding nucleotidyltransferase domain-containing protein, translating to MNETYMTREVALDYATRILRERYPGAQLAFAAGSIIRGEGTSTSDLDLVVIFDKLSQAYRESFLFEGLPVEAFVHDPETLAYFCWQMDRKEGIPSLPTMLADGVALPASSQLAEELVLMGKKVLEAGPEPMSTEEISRRRYHLGELLDDLRAPRSKVEMMAIGTALYGPLADFALRQRGVYSATGKWIPRRLQATDEQLHDRFHQAFEQLFRESASAEVIALVEDVLAPVDGPLFEDYRLDAPKEWRQKVFEV from the coding sequence ATGAACGAAACTTACATGACGCGCGAAGTTGCTCTGGATTATGCGACCAGAATCCTCCGGGAGCGCTACCCAGGAGCCCAACTTGCCTTCGCTGCCGGATCGATCATACGTGGCGAAGGCACTTCAACCTCTGATCTCGATCTGGTGGTAATCTTCGACAAACTTTCTCAGGCATATCGGGAATCCTTCCTGTTTGAGGGGCTTCCCGTGGAAGCCTTCGTTCACGATCCCGAGACCCTTGCCTATTTCTGTTGGCAGATGGATCGAAAAGAGGGGATTCCCTCACTGCCAACCATGCTCGCAGATGGCGTTGCTTTGCCAGCTTCTTCCCAACTTGCAGAAGAACTTGTCTTGATGGGCAAGAAAGTTCTAGAAGCGGGGCCAGAGCCGATGAGCACGGAGGAAATATCAAGACGGCGGTATCACCTGGGGGAGTTGCTGGACGATCTTCGGGCGCCCCGTTCCAAGGTTGAGATGATGGCTATTGGTACGGCCTTGTACGGACCGTTGGCTGATTTTGCGCTTCGCCAACGCGGCGTCTATTCAGCGACTGGCAAATGGATTCCGCGTCGGCTTCAGGCGACTGACGAACAGCTCCACGATCGCTTTCACCAAGCTTTCGAGCAACTCTTCAGAGAAAGTGCGTCTGCGGAAGTGATTGCACTGGTTGAGGATGTTCTAGCACCTGTCGATGGTCCCCTATTCGAAGACTACCGCCTGGATGCGCCCAAAGAATGGCGGCAAAAGGTATTTGAGGTATGA
- a CDS encoding multidrug efflux MFS transporter: MSNSDAQTTNRRQMNPAESAATPTSTDLTLDTATASRNRLVISLLLVSTFVVILNETIMGVAIPHLMHDLGITASTAQWLTTAFMLTMAVVIPVTGFLLQRLNTRPVFMLAMTTFSLGTLVAALAPGLPVLLVGRIIQAIGTAIMMPLLMTTIMTLVPPESRGKTMGNISIVISVAPAIGPTLSGIILSQLTWRWMFWLVLPIALGSLILGATRISNVATTNDAPLDVPSVILSVFGFGGLVYGLNKIGEMASNAGSVAGWAPLAVGAVALVAFIARQLWLQRKDRALLDLRTLTSRNFTLCVTALAISMMALFGTFILLPIYMQNVLGLDPLKCGLLLLPGGLIMGLMAPPVGRFYDRHGPTFLVVPGTLMASAVLWWMTTISPNTPVPALLIAHVVLSVGLALTFTPIYTAGLGSLPSKLYSHGSALVGTIQQLAGAAGAALFVALMSLQTTALLSKGLSQVAATAGGIRVAFVWGAVISMFAVAAAFFVKKPLDGGPSHG, translated from the coding sequence ATGAGCAACTCTGACGCTCAAACAACGAACAGGAGACAAATGAATCCCGCCGAATCCGCCGCCACCCCAACGAGTACAGACCTCACCCTCGATACCGCGACGGCCTCCCGGAACCGGCTCGTCATCTCCCTGCTACTCGTCTCGACCTTTGTGGTCATTCTCAATGAGACGATCATGGGCGTGGCCATCCCACACCTGATGCATGACCTCGGGATCACCGCCAGCACTGCGCAATGGCTGACCACGGCCTTCATGCTGACCATGGCGGTCGTCATCCCGGTCACCGGCTTCTTGCTACAGCGGCTCAACACCCGACCGGTCTTCATGCTGGCGATGACCACCTTCAGCCTCGGCACCCTTGTCGCAGCCCTGGCTCCCGGCCTACCGGTGTTGCTCGTCGGTCGCATCATTCAGGCGATCGGTACGGCCATTATGATGCCTCTGCTCATGACCACCATCATGACCCTGGTCCCACCGGAGTCCCGTGGCAAGACGATGGGCAACATCTCGATCGTCATCTCGGTGGCCCCTGCCATCGGGCCCACCCTTTCAGGGATCATCCTCAGCCAGCTGACCTGGCGCTGGATGTTCTGGCTGGTGCTGCCGATCGCCCTGGGCTCACTGATCCTGGGCGCGACGCGCATCTCGAACGTCGCGACCACCAACGATGCCCCCCTTGACGTGCCCTCGGTCATTCTTTCGGTCTTCGGCTTTGGTGGCCTGGTCTATGGCCTCAACAAGATCGGTGAAATGGCGAGCAATGCCGGATCTGTCGCCGGCTGGGCGCCTCTTGCTGTCGGCGCCGTGGCGCTCGTCGCCTTCATCGCACGCCAGCTCTGGCTCCAGCGTAAGGATCGCGCTCTGCTCGACCTGCGGACGCTGACCTCGCGTAACTTCACGCTCTGCGTGACCGCGCTCGCCATCAGCATGATGGCGCTCTTCGGCACCTTCATCCTGTTGCCCATCTACATGCAGAACGTGCTGGGTCTGGACCCGCTGAAGTGCGGCCTGCTGCTCCTCCCCGGCGGCCTCATCATGGGCCTGATGGCCCCTCCGGTCGGGCGCTTCTACGATCGCCACGGTCCCACCTTTCTGGTCGTGCCCGGTACTCTCATGGCTTCGGCCGTCCTTTGGTGGATGACGACGATAAGCCCGAACACGCCGGTTCCCGCGCTCTTGATCGCGCACGTCGTGCTCAGTGTGGGCTTGGCCCTGACCTTTACCCCGATCTACACCGCCGGTCTCGGCTCGCTGCCGTCCAAGCTCTACTCTCACGGCAGTGCCCTCGTCGGCACCATCCAGCAACTGGCAGGCGCCGCGGGTGCTGCGCTCTTCGTCGCTTTGATGTCGCTGCAAACGACTGCCCTGCTGTCCAAAGGGCTGTCGCAAGTGGCGGCCACTGCCGGCGGCATTCGCGTCGCCTTTGTGTGGGGCGCCGTCATCTCGATGTTCGCTGTCGCAGCTGCGTTTTTCGTGAAGAAGCCGCTCGATGGCGGGCCGTCCCACGGGTAA
- a CDS encoding sodium:solute symporter family protein, which produces MHPSWIDYAVLIIYAVFVLGIGFALKRSVKNADDFFSSGRRIPGWIAGLAFLSANLGALEVMGMAANGAKYGLLTNHFYWVGAIPAMVFVGIFMMPFYYGSKARSVPEYLKLRFDEKTRGLNAISFAAMTVLASGINMYAMALVFQLLLGWSIHASILVSAVVVLAYTILGGLTSSIYNEVLQFFLIVFGFAPLVMLGLKDVGGWEGLVARMPDGFAHAWQGLGSASSNPMGIEWLGMAMGLGFVLSFGYWCTDFLVVQRAMAAQDMNAARNTPLIAAVPKMLFPFLVITPGLIAIALTLHPLRGAAPLLTQLPGGGYDYNMALPMLLQHYYPSGMLGLGLTALLASFMSGMAGNVTAFNTVWTYDIYQAYIKKDGSDAHYLWMGRAATFAGILISVGAAYIAMNFKNIMDYLQLLFSFFNAPLFATFLLGMFWKRTTGHGAFWGLVVGTLTAMGHYVLLKMGALHYPSDMAANFYAAIYAFGFCLGSTVLISLFTSPRPDKELAGLVYSLTPKHDATAIAWYRRPALLGGVVLCLTVALNFVFK; this is translated from the coding sequence ATGCACCCTAGCTGGATTGACTACGCGGTTCTTATCATCTACGCCGTCTTCGTCCTCGGGATCGGCTTTGCGCTCAAGCGTAGCGTGAAGAACGCCGACGACTTCTTCAGTTCGGGGCGCCGGATCCCGGGTTGGATCGCGGGCCTCGCCTTCCTATCGGCGAATCTCGGCGCGCTCGAGGTCATGGGAATGGCCGCGAACGGGGCCAAGTACGGTCTGTTGACCAACCACTTCTACTGGGTCGGCGCCATCCCGGCCATGGTCTTCGTGGGCATCTTCATGATGCCCTTCTACTACGGCTCCAAGGCCCGTAGCGTGCCCGAGTACCTCAAGCTGCGCTTCGACGAGAAGACCCGGGGCCTCAACGCCATCTCGTTCGCGGCCATGACGGTACTCGCCTCGGGCATCAACATGTACGCCATGGCCTTGGTGTTCCAGCTGCTTCTCGGCTGGTCGATCCACGCGAGCATCCTGGTCTCGGCGGTGGTAGTGCTCGCCTACACCATCCTGGGCGGCCTCACCTCCAGTATCTACAACGAGGTGCTCCAGTTCTTCCTCATCGTCTTCGGCTTCGCCCCCTTGGTGATGCTGGGGCTCAAGGACGTCGGCGGCTGGGAAGGACTGGTCGCGCGCATGCCGGACGGCTTTGCTCACGCCTGGCAGGGCCTGGGCTCTGCGAGCAGCAACCCCATGGGCATCGAGTGGCTCGGCATGGCGATGGGTCTGGGCTTCGTGCTCTCGTTCGGCTACTGGTGCACGGACTTCCTGGTGGTCCAGCGCGCCATGGCCGCGCAGGACATGAACGCGGCGCGGAACACGCCCTTGATCGCCGCGGTGCCCAAGATGCTCTTCCCGTTCCTGGTCATCACCCCGGGGCTCATCGCGATCGCCCTCACCCTTCATCCGCTGCGCGGCGCCGCCCCCTTACTCACCCAGTTGCCGGGTGGGGGCTATGACTACAACATGGCGCTCCCGATGCTCCTGCAGCACTACTACCCGTCCGGCATGCTCGGCCTGGGCCTCACGGCCCTCTTGGCCTCGTTCATGTCAGGGATGGCAGGTAACGTGACGGCCTTCAACACGGTCTGGACCTATGACATCTACCAGGCCTACATCAAGAAGGATGGCTCAGACGCCCATTACCTCTGGATGGGGCGGGCAGCGACGTTCGCAGGGATCCTGATCTCGGTCGGGGCGGCCTACATCGCCATGAACTTCAAGAACATCATGGACTACCTGCAACTGCTCTTCTCCTTCTTCAACGCGCCGCTCTTCGCGACCTTCCTCTTGGGCATGTTCTGGAAACGTACGACGGGCCATGGGGCCTTCTGGGGCCTGGTGGTCGGCACCCTGACCGCCATGGGCCACTACGTCCTGCTCAAGATGGGGGCGCTACACTATCCGAGCGATATGGCCGCCAATTTCTACGCCGCCATCTACGCCTTCGGCTTCTGTCTCGGCAGCACGGTCCTGATCAGCCTGTTCACCTCGCCTCGCCCCGACAAAGAGCTGGCGGGCCTGGTCTACAGCCTGACGCCCAAGCATGACGCCACGGCGATAGCCTGGTACCGTCGGCCGGCCTTGCTCGGGGGAGTGGTGCTGTGCCTCACCGTCGCCCTGAACTTCGTGTTCAAGTAG